GGCCACTCTGACCAGGGCCGAGAGCATGCACTGCCCAGCAGCCCCTCACAGACACACTGTTCTGTGAAGAGAACACTTTGAGGTGTATGTTCATTGGGAATTCCGTATTACCGCTTGGGGTAGCCTGAAACAGATTctgttgagtttttttccaaaagatCAAAATCTGTAAGTAcaggcacctgggcggctcagtcagttaagtgtctgactcttgatttcagcacagattgtgatcccagggtcctgagttcaagccttgcatccaactctgtgttcagtggagagtctgcttgagattctctctgttcctctcctgtGCTCAtcactgtctctcatggataaataaatcttttaacgaaaaaatatccagaagtagTAGTGattgtgttagtttttttttgttttgttttttagattttatttatttattcacgacagacataggcagagggagaagcaggctccccacagggagcccaatgcgggacctgattctgggacctcaggatcacgccctgagcgtaaggcagatgctcaacttctgagccacccaggtgtcccgagttggcttttcttttaaagattttatttattcacgagagagagagagagagagagagcatgagcagggggcagagggagaagcagactctccgctgagcagggagcccagggaggggcttgatcccatgaccttgagatcacaacctgagccaaagaccaacgcttaaccatctaagccactcaggtgctccgtGTGAGTTGGCTTTTTAACTTTCCACTCTAGGGGAGAATTTGGATTACGGTGCTCTGGGATAGGACATTTTAGGAAACCCTCACAGCCCTCCTGTCCCTTGAGCCTCAGAGACCCAGTGAGCCTCCTCCATGCAGCCCTAGGCCATGAGGATGCTGGCGGGCTGGGCACCTTCTGTGTATGGGGCAAAGGGTgctgaggagggtggggagggtgctGAAGGGCAGGCCGCGTGCATCTAACCTGAGTGTCCTGCTTCTGCTCAGTTCACAGCAAAGCAGCTAGAGAAGCTGGccaagaaagcagaaaaggacTCCAAGGCAGAGCAGGCCAAGGTGAAGAAGGTGAGGTTGCACCATGTCCAGGCCATGTGCTGTTCTCATGTTCCTTGTTTCTGTTGCTTCTTTTGCATTGTTCTGGTATCTTCCTTTTGTGTGAGGTATGCCCCACGACTCTGGCCGTGGGTGTTCTcccaggagcctgcttggggCCTGTGGTGGCTCCTCCCTGCCCACTGAGGGCGTCCGGAGCCAAAGGACCACTTGGGGCCTGTGGTGGCTCCTCCCTGCCCACTGAGGGCATCCGAAGCCAAAGGACCTGGCATTTCTGCATTTGCACGAAGCTAGCAGGTCTCACCCTAGGAAAAGCCAGGACCAGGCCCCTGAACGGGCCAGGCGGAGGTGGGACAAACAGCCATGTTGTCCCAACTGGCGCTCCTCCTGAATTTCAGGCCCTCCAGCAGAAGAACGTAGAATGTGCCCGTGTGTACGCTGAGAACGCCATCCGCAAGAAGAATGAAGGTGTGAACTGGCTCCGTATGGCATCCCGTGTGGATGCAGTGGCCTCCAAGGTGCAGACGGCCGTGACCATGAAGGGGGTGAGTGCTCGTGCCCAGGGTCACATGGCGGAGTGGAGGAGCCTGGCTAGGCAGGGGGAGCCGTGCAGGACCCTGTCGGTGGTAGTGAAAGTGGAGATTCCCTCCACACCATAATGGCGGCACCAAAGGACAAGACAAAGCATCCTCAGATTTTTCTTCACTGGCCAAGGCATGGGTCTCCTGTCTGTTGTTTAGCAGACAGCATTTCCTGGAGAGTGCAGAGGGCCCATCTTCGGTGGGGGACATCTCTTCACTTTCTCCTGTGCCAGGTGACCAAGAACATGGCCCAGGTGACCAAAGCCCTGGACAGGGCGCTAAGCACCATGGACTTGCAGAAGGTCTCTGCGGTGATGGATAGGTTCGAGCAACAGGTTCAGAACTTGGATGTGCATACAGCGGTACGTGGCCTGTGGTCTTGGGTGGCTTATGTGGCTGGCCCCACACACGTTCCCCCACTGATCTCCCTATGGGGGCCACCTCCAGAGCGCCTGATGCTTGTGGGGTCTGGACCAGCACACAGAGGTCTAGCAGATAAGAGGGAGGCCCAGGGGCCTGAGCGCTGGAGAAAGTGCCCTGAGAGAGAGTAGTGGGGTGGTCTGGTGCGGGTGGAGGGAGTGAGCCCAAAGCATGGTTGAGGTGGGTGGCCAGAAACGGGGCCACTGCAGTGGCTGCAGTGGCGTCCCAGGGCCTGCACCCACCTGCCCGGAACATGACCCCCAGGTGATGGAGGACTCCATGAGCTCGGCCACCACACTGACCACGCCGCAGGAACAGGTGGATAGCCTCATCATGCAGATCGCTGAGGAGAACGGCCTGGAGGTCCTGGACCAGCTCAACCAGCTGCCTGAGGGCGCCTCTGCCGTGGGCGAGAGCTCCGTGCGCAGCCAAGAGGACCAGCTGTCTCGGAGGTGGGCTCAGTGCCCCAGACGTTGGGCTCTTTACCCTGGGCTCTGACCCTGTGGTTGTGGGGGAAGGAGGCGCATGCAGCCTCGAGAGGAGAGCTTGTGTGGGGGGCTCTGGCCCAGGGGTGCCATTCCTTCCAAGGAGGGCCTGCCCGAGGCCCAGTCCAGGCTCCGTCTGAGGgcctctctcccttgctccttATCCAGTGTCTGTGTCGTGTGTCAGCTATGGCACTCAGACACTTGTCGCTGGTTCACTGTAGGAAAAGAAGTGTTTGCTCTACTGCTGTTCCCCAGGTTTCTCCTGTGCTGTCTCAGGACAGCCTCGCAGAGCTGAGATAGAAAGGACAGGGTTGTAGTCTCCAGCACAAGATGCCAATCCAGATCTTGTGCTGGAGTGCACAGCAGTGCTGAGGCACCTCTGCCCTCGCCCTCATAGGGGTTGTGTCGTTGATTTGCAGGTTGGCCGCCCTGAGAAACTAGCCGAGCCCTCCTGCAGTGCCCTGCTTCCCTGGCCGTGACGTGTGGGAAGGGCCGGGGAGGAGGCCCCCATCTCTGTCCCCACGCCTCTTGCCTTTCCACACACCCTGCCGTGCGGCCCTTCCCTCCACGCCTGGGGATTGTCCCTCTTAGCGTAGATGGTGGCTCTGTGTCCTGGTGGGTGAGTTTGCACACACTTCTGATTTCTGTGGGTTATTTCTGTGACTGTGGGCTGACCAGCTTGGGGTTCTGcaggcctccctctctcccccaccctctgagAAGTTGATGGGGACTGACCAGTGGATGCCATGTGGGCCATGGGGGCCTTCAGAGTCCATGTAATGGCAGATGTGCTGCTAGTGGCCAGCCAGTGGGGTCAGCGCTGCTTCCGGTGGCCAGGAAGCACCTGGAGGCCAGCTGGCTGAGCCCTACTAGGGATCCCCAGCAGCAGGTGCCATGCTCCAATCCAGGCAGGCCCACCCGCAGGGACCCATCTTCGTTCCACTGCTGCCTTGGAAGGGCCTGGGGCCCCACAGGATGTGCTGTGTGTCCTCTGGGAACTCAGGGTGTGCACTGAGGTCCCTCCCAGCAAGGAGCACAGGGTCTTACACCCCTGCTGGGGGTGTGGGGTCTGTGTCATCCTCCCTATACTGTATAGATAATGGGTGCCTCCCCCTGACTGGTCTCCCCTCCTGCCTCGTGGGCTCACACCATTTAATCTGGAAGCCAGAGGGGGTCACCAGATCTCAGAGAGGTGCCTCCAGCAGGGCTGGCTTTGGAGTAGCCGTGGCAGCCACAGCTCAGCAGCTAGCAGCCAGCTCCTCCCAGGGATTTTTCTGGGACAGGCAGCCGTTTCCGTTTTTCATTTCTTGaagtttactttgttttcttgaaGCTTCcaggggtttttgttttattgccaaAATAGAAGGAGCAGACAGCAGATGGGGAACACTGGGCCCCAGCCCCCTCATTGGTGTGAGCTGGTGAGAACTTCATGGTTGGTACTGAGCCGGGCCCAGCTCCGTGCACAGCTGACCGCCCGACCAGCCCTTCTCAAAGGCTTCCTGCCACTCCCCAGTCTGTCCTCACACCAGTGATGCTTGTGAACAGAGATGTTGGAGACCTTTACCATGACTTTGCTACATTTGATTCTTCTGGACTTGGTTGTCCCCGGGTGTCCTGTGTGGTCAGTTGTGTTTGAGCAGCCTTGACACTCTAGACTGGTGTGAGACCCCAGAGGGAGGGTCAGAGTGCTGTCTGGCTTTTCTTCCACAATGCCGGCCTCGCCTTACTCCCTGGCTGTGGTCGCTCAGGGCGCCACATGCTGGGGGTTCAGAGAAGACCCCGACTGCCCTGGTGCCCACTGGGCACCAAGCTCCATGGCTGTGGCTCATCAAAGAGCAGTGGGCGTGTTTGCCCGTTTTTCTAAAATGCTATTGTGAGTAAACACATTGATCCCTGAGAACTTTGTCTGGCTTTGCTTTAGTGGCCTTGGGTAGAGTGGGGAGCTGTAGGTGGGACCCTCCATATGGCTCTCCCACCCCTGTGCAAGAGGCCGACAAGTGGTACCTGGCAGAggagcaggtgggtgggtggtatGAGGTATGCAtgttctcaggccccaccccacagAGTTGGAATCTgaagttttaagttttctttttaagtttttaccttgaaataattttaaacatacataaaagTTGCAACTTGTGTGGATTCTATAGTTATATATTTGTGTACACCAGCACCCTCCACATCCACTTCCTAGTTAACCGTATGTAACTGGCTAAGTCGGGAAACCACCCTGATGTTATTTACTTGCAGTGCCTCCGTTCTTCCAGCCTGGACAGTCCCTCTCATTTGTCTTTGTCACCTGGATGGTCTTTTTTCTTAAGGGTTAGAGAAAATGAGCGTGCATGAGCCAGgcagaggtggggcagaggagagggcaagggagaaccccaagcaggctccacatccagcgcAGAgactgacacggggctccatccacgaccctgagataagGACcagagctgagatgaagagtcagacGCTGAACTTTTGAGGCCCCCAGGGCCCTGACATGGATGGCCTTGAGGCATGCTGGCCAGTTATTTGGCAGCCTGCCTTTCCATTCAGGCTGTGGTGACATTTTCACACAAGGGCATTGAGGTCACAGCTATTGGCAAGCGTCCCCATGCTTGAAGCTGGGTGCGTGGTGTTGCCGGTTGTTcccctggtgggggtgggggtggtgtgggCCAGGCATCTCCCCTGTGACATtgtgttttccttctctgtggaGTATCTTGTGGGGAGCAATTTTAAGACTGCCAGCATCACCTACAGGGCTGTTGTACTCGGCCCTGATGCTTGTGCTCCTTGATGAATCTTCCTGGTAACAGTATTTGTGGTGATTTCCTATTTGTGGTTCTGTTTGAAGGAAGAGTTTCTTCTTTGCACTTACTGTGTTATATCTGTGTCAGAGCTGACCTGTGGGTATTTCTGCTCTGTGTGGACCAGACGCAGATCTACCCTAaagaggctcaatctcaccacccctCTCCTCACTGGCAGCAGAACCTGCCTCTCCTCAATCCCCCTCCCCGCCAATCCCTGTCCCTTTGTCTCTACACAAAGCTCTTGGAACTGCTATTggcccccagctgagcagaggaCACCATGCATGGTCCTTCCTTGGCCTCCCATTCTCATCCACACTGCTTCCCACATCCTTCTGTCCCCCTGGTGAGTGATCTGCTGCTCTTCTATTGTGGGTGCCCCCATCTTGCTGGGCCTTGATTTGGTGTTTGAATGTGTGAAATGTGATGGAGGCTTAGATTTGGACCCCTCAGCCTCCACCTGCCCACTGGCTGGGGAAGGGTTCCCTGGACTCCACGGCAGGCACCCCCACCACCCAGGCCCCTTGCACCTGCGCACATCTGCGTGTGCATCTGGCCAGGGGAGAGGTggctcatccccccccccccccccacgactCACTCAAGAAAGGTCTCGAGCTTGGAACAATGTTGAGCGGAAATGGAAATAAGCTGTAGCAGGACAAATGGAGAGTAGATAGCAGAGAGCCGCCTGGGACCAGATGGGTTTCTGGGTGGCACCCACGGCTACGGCCTGTCTCTGGTGTGATGAGGGTTATTTCAAACCTTGAAAAAATGCTTCCATGTAGCAAACTTGGTGTGCTACCTCCGCAGCCCACCAGAGGGCCCCTTCTAGCAGTCTCCGCCAGAAAATCCTGTGGCTGCCTGAAGGCTTTCTGGTGGGGCCAAATCAGGGAGGAACCTTTActtgctattttttcctttaatgttaaATTGACCCAAAGTGATCAGCAAATACCCAGCAGTGTCCCTTCTGGTCATGTCAGATCAGCCTGGGAATGAGAGGCAGGGACCCTcacgggggctgggggggccagGCAGGCTGTCCAGTTTCGGGTGGGGGCTGTGCAGGGCTGGCTATTCCTTTGCGGGCATTTTGGGCCCAGGGCATCTGGGCAGGGGAGCTCCTCCCTCACTATTAAAGCCTGTGCCTGTCCACATGGGGTGTTCCCAGAGGCTCTGGTCTAGAAAGGGGGTAGCAGGGCCAAGGGGCAGATGTGAACACGTGTGTGCATGAGGATGTGGGGAGGGGTGTGGGCACATCTGTGTGCATGAGGATGTGGAAGGAGTGTGAACACGTGTGTGCATGACAACGTAGGAGGGGTtt
The Vulpes lagopus strain Blue_001 chromosome 10, ASM1834538v1, whole genome shotgun sequence genome window above contains:
- the CHMP1A gene encoding charged multivesicular body protein 1a; this translates as MDDTLFQLKFTAKQLEKLAKKAEKDSKAEQAKVKKALQQKNVECARVYAENAIRKKNEGVNWLRMASRVDAVASKVQTAVTMKGVTKNMAQVTKALDRALSTMDLQKVSAVMDRFEQQVQNLDVHTAVMEDSMSSATTLTTPQEQVDSLIMQIAEENGLEVLDQLNQLPEGASAVGESSVRSQEDQLSRRLAALRN